The following proteins come from a genomic window of Corynebacterium sp. P4-C1:
- a CDS encoding ABC transporter ATP-binding protein — translation MGSVTDRTPEIEPTNPDLLIDFRGVEFRRGGKSLVGPIDWQVELDERWVVIGPNGAGKTSLIRMAAAQEFPSEGTAFLLGEQIGKTDMRDLRAVIGMTSSALAERVPVDERVEDLVLSGGYAVVGRWREEYEEQDYEQVHDALDQVGAFHLLGRRWGTLSDGEKKRVLIARAIMVNPELLIMDEPGAGLDLGGREDLVAYLGDLALDPDAPAIVMITHHVEEIPFGFTHALLLDEGEIVAQGLIDDVLTSENLTKAYHQPIKLTKEEGRYFARRERRGGTHRR, via the coding sequence ATGGGAAGCGTGACTGACCGAACTCCCGAAATTGAACCGACAAATCCCGATTTGCTGATCGACTTCCGCGGCGTGGAATTCCGGCGTGGCGGAAAATCGCTGGTTGGCCCCATCGACTGGCAGGTGGAGCTCGACGAGCGCTGGGTCGTCATCGGCCCGAACGGTGCCGGCAAGACCTCCCTGATCAGGATGGCCGCGGCGCAGGAATTTCCGTCGGAAGGCACGGCATTCCTGCTGGGCGAGCAGATCGGCAAGACCGACATGCGCGATCTGCGCGCGGTGATCGGCATGACCAGTTCGGCGCTCGCGGAACGCGTGCCGGTGGACGAGCGCGTCGAGGACCTTGTTCTTTCCGGCGGTTACGCCGTCGTGGGACGCTGGCGTGAGGAGTACGAGGAGCAGGACTACGAGCAGGTGCACGATGCCCTCGACCAGGTCGGTGCGTTCCATCTGCTGGGCCGTCGCTGGGGCACCCTGTCGGACGGCGAGAAGAAGCGCGTGCTCATCGCCCGCGCGATCATGGTCAACCCGGAGCTGCTCATCATGGACGAGCCAGGCGCGGGCCTGGACTTGGGTGGCCGCGAGGACCTCGTCGCCTATCTGGGGGATCTCGCGCTCGACCCGGATGCCCCCGCGATCGTGATGATCACGCACCACGTGGAGGAAATCCCGTTCGGTTTCACTCACGCACTGCTTCTCGACGAAGGCGAGATCGTCGCCCAAGGCCTCATCGACGACGTGCTCACCAGCGAGAACCTGACGAAGGCGTACCACCAGCCGATCAAGCTGACGAAGGAAGAGGGCCGCTACTTCGCGCGGAGGGAGCGTCGGGGCGGGACGCACCGTCGATAA
- a CDS encoding maltotransferase domain-containing protein: MIGRLGIDDVRPRTTDGALPTKAVVGEVVPISALVWREGHDAIAATVVVTSPDGSEYTVAMTPETDRPDYCNAVFTPDAPGLWRFRVEAWSDPMATWRNAVTKKTAAGQSAAELANDLTHGAELLRRAAAEAGAHAAGTSQLVDAADALESDAPLRERIAPALEPEVAAVLAGRPVRDLVTEGPECQILVERKKALFSSWYELFPRSTGGWDADGHPVHGTFATTAEALPRVAAMGFDTVYFPPIHPIGTVNRKGPNNTLVAEDGDVGSPWAIGSKDGGHDAIHPELGTKKDLEKLLARAEELGLEVALDFALQAAPDHPWAKDHPEFFTVLADGTIAYAENPPKKYQDIYPINFDNNADGIYQEIYRALMVWVELGITTFRVDNPHTKPVDFWHWIINKVHETHPDVIFLAEAFTRPPRLLGLAKAGFTQSYTYFPWKTTKKELTGFAQDCVRFADISRPSFWANTPDILHAFLQTGNRAAFAIRATLAATLSPLWGMYSGFELYEHEPVAPGSEEYLNSEKYELRPRDFQAALERGDSLEPYITLLNTVRREHPAFQQLRNLHFHDADNDNILVFSKFDAGTGDSVLVVVNLDPIYTQEATVTLNMDALGLAPGATFPVHDEISGADYDWSMRNYVRLSPVENVAHIFRLPPIDGPTRTRLAFRHITDEDYRP, encoded by the coding sequence GTGATCGGCCGACTTGGAATCGACGATGTCCGCCCCCGCACCACAGACGGTGCCCTGCCCACGAAAGCCGTCGTCGGCGAGGTAGTGCCGATCTCCGCCCTGGTGTGGCGCGAAGGCCACGACGCGATCGCCGCGACCGTGGTGGTGACCTCCCCGGACGGCAGCGAATACACCGTCGCCATGACTCCGGAGACCGACCGCCCCGATTACTGCAACGCCGTGTTCACCCCCGACGCGCCCGGCCTGTGGCGCTTCCGCGTCGAGGCCTGGTCCGACCCGATGGCTACCTGGCGCAACGCCGTGACCAAGAAGACTGCCGCCGGCCAATCCGCCGCCGAGCTCGCCAACGATCTCACCCACGGCGCCGAACTGCTGCGCCGCGCGGCGGCCGAAGCCGGAGCCCACGCCGCCGGCACCAGCCAGCTCGTGGATGCCGCCGACGCCCTCGAGTCCGACGCTCCCCTCCGCGAGCGCATCGCCCCCGCCCTCGAACCCGAGGTCGCCGCCGTTCTCGCCGGCCGGCCGGTCCGCGACCTCGTCACCGAGGGCCCCGAGTGCCAGATCCTCGTCGAACGCAAAAAGGCCCTGTTCAGCTCCTGGTACGAGCTGTTCCCGCGCTCCACCGGCGGCTGGGACGCCGACGGCCATCCCGTCCACGGCACCTTCGCCACCACCGCCGAGGCGTTGCCACGCGTCGCCGCGATGGGTTTCGACACCGTCTACTTCCCACCCATCCACCCCATCGGCACCGTCAACCGCAAGGGCCCGAACAACACCCTCGTCGCCGAGGACGGCGATGTCGGCTCCCCGTGGGCCATCGGCTCCAAAGACGGCGGCCACGACGCCATCCACCCGGAGCTGGGCACCAAGAAAGACCTGGAGAAGCTGCTCGCCCGCGCCGAGGAACTCGGCCTCGAAGTCGCCCTCGACTTCGCTCTCCAGGCCGCCCCGGACCACCCGTGGGCCAAAGACCACCCGGAGTTCTTCACCGTGCTCGCCGACGGCACCATCGCGTACGCCGAGAACCCGCCGAAGAAGTACCAGGACATCTACCCCATCAACTTCGACAACAACGCCGACGGTATCTACCAGGAGATCTACCGCGCACTCATGGTCTGGGTCGAACTGGGCATCACGACCTTCCGCGTGGACAACCCACACACCAAGCCCGTCGATTTCTGGCACTGGATTATCAACAAGGTGCACGAGACACACCCCGACGTGATCTTCCTCGCCGAAGCGTTTACCCGCCCGCCGCGCCTGCTGGGACTGGCGAAGGCCGGGTTCACGCAGTCGTACACCTACTTCCCGTGGAAGACCACGAAGAAGGAGCTCACCGGCTTCGCCCAGGACTGCGTCCGCTTCGCCGATATCTCGCGCCCGTCGTTCTGGGCCAACACCCCGGACATCCTCCACGCGTTCCTCCAGACAGGCAACCGCGCCGCCTTCGCGATCCGCGCGACACTCGCCGCCACGCTGAGCCCGCTGTGGGGCATGTACTCCGGCTTCGAGCTCTACGAGCACGAGCCCGTCGCCCCCGGCAGCGAGGAGTACCTCAACTCCGAGAAATACGAGCTGCGCCCCCGCGACTTCCAGGCAGCTCTGGAGCGCGGCGACTCACTCGAGCCGTACATCACGCTGCTCAACACGGTCCGTCGCGAGCACCCGGCATTTCAGCAGCTGCGCAACCTGCACTTCCACGACGCGGACAACGACAACATCCTCGTCTTCTCCAAATTCGATGCCGGCACCGGCGACAGCGTCCTCGTCGTCGTCAATCTCGACCCGATCTACACGCAGGAAGCGACCGTTACGCTCAACATGGACGCCCTCGGTCTCGCGCCCGGCGCGACATTCCCCGTCCACGACGAGATCTCCGGCGCCGACTACGACTGGTCCATGCGCAATTACGTCCGTTTGAGCCCCGTGGAAAACGTCGCGCACATCTTCCGCCTTCCGCCTATCGACGGACCCACCCGCACCCGCCTCGCCTTCCGCCACATCACCGACGAGGATTACCGCCCGTAA
- the glgB gene encoding 1,4-alpha-glucan branching protein GlgB encodes MTSGFDDTPAQLEPAHYIPEEDRRRLLECKHHAPHDFYGWHATSSGSVIRTRLLGATDVEVLIHNEGKPMTPIGDDIWVLPLDDDLAPDYRFQVTYPDTPPVIIADPYHFLPTLSSFDLHLIGEGRHERLWEVLGANQHTYNTSMGEVKGTSFAVWAPNAQGVAVIGDFCNWNPNQYPMRTLGSTGIWEIFIPGIEPGTEYKFTVQGADGRAVDKADPLAKQTKTPPETVSVVADADGYAWTDHEWMAARPGTDVTNSPMSVYEVHIGSWRVGYGYRELARELVPYLQENGFTHVEFLPVAEHPFGGSWGYQVSGYYAPTARWGSPDDFRYLVDTLHNAGIGVIVDWVPAHFPKDEWALARFDGTALYEHPDWRRGEQKDWGTYVFDFGRNEVRNFLVANALYWFEEFHLDGIRVDAVASMLYLDYSRNPGEWLPNQFGGRENLDAVQFLQEVNATVQREHPGVLTIAEESTAWPGVTAQTSADGLGFSLKWNMGWMNDTLEYFSLDPIHRSYHHHEITFSLVYAFSERYVLPFSHDEVVHGKGSLWERMPGDSWNKAAGVRSLFAYMFSHPGKQLIFMGCEFGQTTEWAEAGSINWDDLEGWDSEYHHGIRTLVRDLNHLYRDTPALYSQDNTPMGFQWIKGDDSQHNILAYIRWGADGTPVLAVINLSGASQTDYRLGLPRAGEWELILNTDDARYHGAGNPLNDAVLTHPTPWDSFEQSASFHVPAMSAQFYRLR; translated from the coding sequence ATGACCTCCGGCTTTGACGACACCCCTGCCCAGCTGGAACCGGCGCACTACATCCCGGAAGAGGACCGGCGCCGACTCCTCGAGTGCAAGCACCACGCGCCGCACGATTTCTACGGGTGGCACGCGACGTCGTCAGGCTCCGTGATCCGCACGCGCCTCCTCGGAGCGACGGACGTGGAGGTGCTGATCCACAACGAGGGCAAACCCATGACGCCGATCGGCGACGACATCTGGGTGCTGCCGCTCGACGACGATCTCGCCCCCGACTACCGCTTCCAGGTCACCTACCCCGACACGCCGCCGGTGATCATCGCCGATCCGTACCACTTCCTGCCCACCCTGAGCTCCTTCGATCTGCACCTCATTGGTGAGGGCCGCCACGAGCGCCTGTGGGAGGTCCTCGGCGCGAACCAGCACACCTACAACACCTCGATGGGCGAGGTGAAAGGCACCTCCTTCGCTGTGTGGGCGCCGAACGCCCAGGGTGTCGCCGTGATCGGAGACTTCTGCAACTGGAACCCCAACCAGTACCCGATGCGCACCCTCGGCTCCACCGGCATCTGGGAGATCTTCATCCCCGGCATCGAGCCGGGAACCGAATACAAGTTCACGGTGCAGGGGGCGGACGGACGGGCCGTCGATAAGGCGGACCCGTTGGCGAAGCAGACCAAGACTCCGCCGGAAACCGTGTCCGTGGTCGCCGATGCCGACGGGTACGCGTGGACCGACCACGAGTGGATGGCCGCCCGCCCCGGCACCGACGTGACGAACTCGCCGATGAGCGTCTACGAGGTCCACATCGGCTCGTGGCGCGTCGGCTACGGCTACCGCGAGCTCGCCCGCGAACTCGTCCCCTACTTGCAGGAGAACGGCTTCACCCACGTCGAGTTCCTGCCTGTCGCTGAGCACCCCTTCGGCGGATCCTGGGGCTACCAGGTGTCCGGCTACTACGCGCCCACCGCGCGCTGGGGTTCGCCCGACGACTTCCGCTACCTCGTCGACACGCTCCACAACGCCGGCATCGGCGTCATCGTCGACTGGGTGCCCGCGCACTTCCCCAAGGACGAATGGGCGCTCGCGCGTTTCGACGGAACCGCCCTCTACGAGCACCCCGACTGGCGCCGCGGCGAGCAGAAGGACTGGGGCACCTACGTCTTCGACTTCGGCCGCAACGAGGTGCGCAACTTCCTCGTCGCCAACGCCCTGTACTGGTTCGAGGAGTTCCACCTCGACGGCATCCGCGTCGACGCCGTGGCCTCCATGCTCTACCTCGACTACTCCCGCAACCCGGGCGAATGGCTGCCCAACCAGTTCGGCGGCCGCGAGAACCTCGACGCCGTCCAGTTCCTCCAGGAGGTCAACGCCACCGTCCAGCGCGAACACCCCGGCGTGCTCACCATCGCCGAGGAATCCACCGCGTGGCCGGGAGTGACCGCCCAGACCTCCGCAGACGGCCTCGGCTTCTCCCTGAAGTGGAACATGGGCTGGATGAACGACACCCTCGAGTATTTCTCGCTCGACCCCATCCACCGCTCCTACCACCACCACGAGATCACGTTCTCTCTTGTGTACGCCTTCTCCGAGCGCTACGTCCTGCCGTTCAGCCACGACGAAGTCGTCCACGGCAAGGGATCGCTGTGGGAGCGCATGCCCGGCGATAGCTGGAACAAGGCCGCCGGTGTCCGCAGCCTGTTCGCGTACATGTTCTCGCACCCAGGCAAGCAGCTCATCTTCATGGGGTGCGAGTTCGGCCAGACCACCGAGTGGGCTGAGGCCGGTTCCATCAACTGGGACGACCTCGAGGGCTGGGACAGCGAGTACCACCACGGCATCCGTACCCTCGTGCGCGATTTGAACCACCTGTACCGCGACACTCCGGCCCTGTACAGCCAGGACAACACGCCGATGGGCTTCCAGTGGATCAAGGGCGACGATTCCCAGCACAACATCCTCGCCTACATCCGCTGGGGTGCCGACGGAACACCGGTACTCGCCGTGATCAACCTCTCTGGCGCATCCCAGACCGACTACCGTTTGGGTCTGCCTCGCGCCGGCGAGTGGGAGCTCATCCTCAACACCGACGACGCGCGCTACCACGGCGCGGGCAACCCGCTTAACGATGCCGTCCTCACCCACCCCACCCCCTGGGACTCCTTCGAGCAGTCCGCGTCCTTCCATGTGCCGGCGATGAGCGCGCAGTTCTACCGCCTCCGCTAA
- a CDS encoding HNH endonuclease signature motif containing protein: protein MTLFRSLIKTMSEAAIDALADFDRDEALAAGLDPNRVNAWKRLHETYFGPTTSPQKQRLAAEKARRKGFSLDQLAMIERRLKKIKSSRTQAKLRLALLEAHGNYRALERVAKRLVPGEEKPPRKQVRFSRSRAGCRTMTVTADEDDLADLEHALTLGADTTKPVAPQMLSKFLLLMRGCNAEGSPPDAAPAPGVPHAVPRPLLLIPLPDWVDIHEGRGDDTVLTLTNGTTMTGAEFLNKHYAKAEHHLEAATFHAQEGAVNLYRARRLANDKQRVLARATSPACPVPDCRHGADACEIHHITAWKHGGETNIANLALLCRYHNRVNDDDPGRARRGRIVSVAGTPVWRSPKGHLVRTNTQGAMHALFA from the coding sequence ATGACACTATTTAGATCACTCATCAAGACAATGTCGGAGGCGGCGATCGACGCTCTGGCGGACTTCGACCGCGACGAGGCGCTCGCCGCCGGGCTCGACCCGAATCGCGTCAATGCGTGGAAAAGACTCCACGAGACGTACTTCGGCCCCACGACTTCGCCGCAGAAGCAGCGCCTCGCCGCGGAAAAGGCCCGGCGTAAAGGATTCTCGCTGGACCAGCTGGCGATGATCGAGCGGCGCCTCAAGAAAATCAAATCCAGCCGCACCCAGGCGAAATTGCGCCTGGCGCTGCTGGAGGCGCATGGGAACTATAGGGCGCTGGAGCGCGTCGCTAAGCGTCTCGTGCCTGGCGAGGAGAAGCCGCCGCGCAAGCAGGTCAGGTTCTCCCGCTCGCGCGCCGGTTGCCGCACCATGACGGTCACCGCCGACGAGGACGACCTAGCGGACCTCGAGCACGCGCTGACACTTGGGGCCGACACCACAAAGCCCGTCGCACCCCAGATGCTCTCGAAATTCCTGCTGCTCATGCGGGGCTGCAACGCGGAGGGCAGTCCTCCCGACGCCGCGCCGGCGCCGGGCGTCCCCCACGCCGTCCCGCGCCCGCTGCTGCTCATCCCACTGCCCGACTGGGTCGACATTCACGAGGGCCGCGGCGACGACACCGTTCTCACACTGACGAACGGCACGACAATGACGGGCGCGGAGTTCCTGAACAAGCATTACGCGAAAGCAGAACACCACCTCGAGGCGGCCACGTTCCACGCGCAGGAGGGGGCGGTGAACCTGTACCGGGCGCGTCGATTAGCGAATGACAAGCAGCGGGTCCTCGCCCGCGCAACGAGCCCGGCGTGCCCAGTGCCCGACTGCCGGCACGGCGCCGACGCGTGCGAGATCCACCACATCACAGCCTGGAAGCACGGCGGGGAGACCAACATCGCGAACCTTGCGCTGCTGTGCCGTTACCACAACCGGGTCAACGACGACGACCCCGGACGCGCGCGCCGCGGCCGCATCGTCAGCGTGGCGGGAACCCCCGTGTGGCGCTCCCCGAAAGGCCACCTCGTGCGCACGAACACGCAGGGTGCCATGCACGCACTATTCGCTTAA
- the nucS gene encoding endonuclease NucS translates to MRLVIARCSVDYVGRLDAHLPLADRLIMVKADGSLSVHADDRAYKPLNWMTPPCTIAEEPIVDVDGDETGAQLWVVENPKGEQLRVTIEEIHSDVTFDLGVDPGLIKDGVEAHLQELLAEHITVLGDGYTLVRREYPTPLGPVDIMARDADGKAVAVEVKRRGNIGGVEQLTRYVEMLSRDALLGPVKGVFAAQEIKPQARTLAEDRGITCVTLDYDDLRGIESNELRLF, encoded by the coding sequence ATGCGTCTTGTTATCGCCCGTTGCTCGGTTGATTATGTCGGCCGCCTGGATGCGCACCTTCCGCTCGCGGACCGGCTGATCATGGTGAAAGCGGACGGTTCGCTATCTGTCCACGCCGACGACCGCGCCTATAAGCCACTCAACTGGATGACACCTCCGTGCACGATCGCCGAGGAACCGATTGTGGATGTTGACGGCGACGAGACAGGCGCCCAGCTATGGGTCGTGGAGAACCCAAAGGGGGAGCAGCTGCGCGTCACCATCGAGGAGATCCACTCGGATGTCACGTTCGACCTGGGCGTCGACCCGGGCCTGATCAAGGATGGTGTGGAGGCCCACTTGCAGGAGCTGCTCGCGGAGCACATCACGGTGCTCGGTGACGGCTACACCCTCGTCCGCCGCGAATACCCCACTCCGCTCGGTCCGGTAGACATCATGGCCCGGGACGCCGACGGCAAGGCCGTGGCAGTGGAGGTGAAGCGCCGCGGCAACATTGGCGGCGTGGAGCAGCTCACCCGCTACGTCGAGATGCTCAGCCGCGATGCACTCCTCGGCCCAGTCAAGGGGGTCTTCGCGGCGCAGGAGATCAAGCCCCAGGCGCGCACCCTCGCCGAGGACCGCGGCATCACGTGCGTCACTCTAGACTACGACGACTTGCGCGGCATCGAATCCAACGAGCTTCGGCTGTTCTAG
- a CDS encoding DUF2550 domain-containing protein — protein MKLLGFLFGAVLVVLLAGALWRFFTVRNNGTPALLRKLPATGTHGWRHGIAAYKGETVRFYKLRSLSFSADMELNRSMLTITGNRQATETERHFMPGVQVVVLFSTGREDYEFATNRHAAMALISWVESAPDSRQVRADASRFRQRSFRSHL, from the coding sequence ATGAAACTTCTCGGGTTCCTCTTCGGCGCAGTGCTGGTGGTACTGCTCGCAGGTGCCCTGTGGAGGTTCTTCACGGTGCGCAACAACGGAACTCCGGCGCTTCTGCGCAAGCTCCCGGCCACCGGGACACATGGTTGGCGTCACGGCATCGCCGCGTACAAGGGCGAGACAGTGAGGTTCTATAAACTGCGCTCGTTGTCTTTCTCCGCGGATATGGAGCTCAACCGTTCCATGCTGACCATCACCGGTAACAGGCAGGCCACCGAGACCGAACGGCATTTCATGCCCGGGGTCCAGGTGGTCGTTTTGTTTTCCACGGGGCGCGAGGACTACGAGTTCGCGACGAACCGCCACGCCGCGATGGCGCTCATCTCGTGGGTGGAGTCCGCACCCGACAGCAGGCAGGTGCGTGCCGACGCATCGCGGTTCCGGCAGCGGTCCTTTCGAAGCCATCTTTGA
- a CDS encoding F0F1 ATP synthase subunit epsilon: MAEITAHLVSVERMLWSGEAKVVTAQTSEGEIGVLPGHEPFLGQLKENGVVTITPVDGDKIVAAVQGGFVSVTGDKVTILADYAIFADEVNANEAFDEEDPMSKARHDAEQAALRRSGNA; this comes from the coding sequence ATGGCTGAAATCACCGCGCACCTCGTTTCTGTCGAGCGCATGTTGTGGTCTGGCGAGGCGAAGGTCGTCACCGCCCAGACCTCCGAAGGTGAGATCGGCGTGCTGCCTGGCCACGAACCCTTCTTGGGCCAGCTCAAGGAGAACGGCGTAGTGACCATCACCCCGGTCGACGGCGACAAGATCGTCGCGGCCGTGCAGGGTGGGTTCGTCTCGGTGACCGGTGACAAGGTCACCATCTTGGCGGACTACGCGATCTTCGCCGATGAGGTCAATGCCAACGAGGCTTTCGACGAGGAGGACCCGATGTCGAAGGCCCGCCACGATGCGGAGCAAGCAGCTTTGCGACGCAGCGGCAACGCCTAA
- the atpD gene encoding F0F1 ATP synthase subunit beta has translation MTTAQSFDGRNDEPTGAEDNVAASGAVENASDNATQARSAESTQNPQGSENGRVVRVIGAVVDVEFPRGELPELYNALHTNIELEAVAKTITLEVAQFLSDGLVRTIAMAPTDGLVRGAKVVDTGNPISVPVGDQVKGHVFNALGDCLDDPSVGQEGERWGIHREPPAFKDLEGKTEILETGIKVIDLLTPYVKGGKIGLFGGAGVGKTVLIQEMITRIAREFSGTSVFAGVGERTREGTDLFLEMEDMGVLPDTALVFGQMDEPPGVRMRVALSGLTMAEYFRDVQNQDVLLFIDNIFRFTQAGSEVSTLLGRMPSAVGYQPTLADEMGVLQERITSTKGRSITSLQAVYVPADDYTDPAPATTFAHLDATTELSRSIASKGIYPAVDPLTSTSRILEPGIVGERHYAVAQKVINILQKNKELQDIIAILGMDELSEEDKITVMRARKIQRFLGQNFFVAKKFTGDEGSYVPLEETIDAFDRLASGEFDHYPEQAFNNLGGLDDVEAAYKKLQEK, from the coding sequence ATGACTACAGCTCAATCTTTTGATGGGCGTAACGACGAGCCGACCGGGGCCGAGGACAACGTCGCAGCCTCCGGTGCCGTCGAGAACGCCTCTGATAATGCCACCCAGGCTCGTAGCGCTGAGAGCACCCAGAACCCGCAGGGCTCCGAGAACGGCCGCGTCGTGCGCGTCATCGGCGCCGTCGTCGACGTGGAGTTCCCGCGCGGCGAACTGCCGGAGCTCTACAACGCTCTGCACACCAACATCGAGCTCGAGGCAGTGGCTAAGACCATTACGCTCGAGGTCGCTCAGTTCCTGAGCGACGGTCTCGTCCGTACCATCGCCATGGCCCCGACCGACGGCCTCGTCCGCGGTGCCAAGGTCGTCGACACCGGCAACCCGATTTCGGTGCCGGTCGGCGACCAGGTCAAGGGCCACGTCTTCAACGCGCTGGGCGACTGCCTGGACGACCCGTCGGTCGGCCAGGAGGGCGAGCGCTGGGGCATCCACCGTGAGCCCCCGGCCTTCAAGGACCTCGAGGGCAAGACGGAGATTCTCGAGACCGGTATTAAGGTCATCGACCTCCTCACCCCGTACGTCAAGGGCGGCAAGATCGGCCTCTTCGGCGGCGCTGGTGTGGGCAAGACCGTTCTCATCCAGGAGATGATCACCCGTATTGCACGCGAGTTCTCCGGTACGTCGGTCTTCGCCGGCGTCGGCGAGCGCACCCGTGAGGGTACAGACCTCTTCCTCGAGATGGAGGACATGGGCGTCCTTCCGGATACCGCCCTTGTCTTCGGCCAGATGGATGAGCCGCCGGGGGTCCGTATGCGTGTGGCCCTGTCCGGCCTGACCATGGCGGAGTACTTCCGCGATGTCCAGAACCAGGACGTGCTGCTGTTCATCGACAACATCTTCCGTTTCACCCAGGCAGGTTCCGAGGTGTCCACGCTGCTCGGCCGTATGCCGTCTGCAGTGGGTTACCAGCCGACCCTGGCTGACGAGATGGGTGTTCTCCAGGAGCGCATTACCTCGACCAAGGGCCGTTCGATTACGTCTCTGCAGGCCGTTTACGTGCCGGCGGACGACTACACCGACCCGGCACCGGCGACCACCTTCGCCCACCTGGATGCGACGACAGAGCTCTCCCGTTCCATTGCCTCGAAGGGTATTTACCCGGCTGTGGATCCGCTGACCTCGACTTCCCGCATCCTGGAGCCGGGCATCGTCGGCGAGCGTCATTACGCTGTCGCGCAGAAGGTGATCAACATCCTGCAGAAGAACAAGGAGCTGCAGGACATCATCGCCATCCTCGGTATGGACGAGCTGTCCGAAGAGGACAAGATCACCGTTATGCGTGCCCGCAAGATCCAGCGCTTCCTCGGCCAGAACTTCTTCGTCGCTAAGAAGTTCACCGGTGACGAAGGTTCGTACGTGCCGCTCGAGGAGACGATCGACGCGTTCGACCGTCTCGCTTCCGGCGAGTTCGACCACTACCCGGAGCAGGCCTTCAACAACCTCGGCGGTCTGGACGACGTCGAGGCTGCGTACAAGAAGCTGCAAGAGAAGTAG
- a CDS encoding F0F1 ATP synthase subunit gamma — translation MATLRELRDRIRSVNSTKKITKAQELIATSRITKAQQRVAAAQPYANEMQDMMERLVSATSLDHPMLRERENGKVAAVLVVTSDRGMAGGYNHNVLKKAGELDRMLRDNGYDVVRYVTGGKGVSYYDFRDQEIAGEWTGWSQDPSWESTHDVRQHIIQGFEASSEGEAKWRNGLRGTEGQAVRGFDQVHVVYTRFVSMLSQEATVHQLLPIEPVFHDVEFEQKDLLNTSGNALPDMDFEPDADTLMEQLLPAYVSRSLYSIFLEASAAESASRRTAMKNATDNATELAGELSREANQLRQAKITQEITEIIGGAGALSGSGESD, via the coding sequence ATGGCTACACTTCGCGAACTGCGCGACCGCATTCGGTCAGTCAATTCCACGAAGAAGATCACCAAGGCCCAGGAGCTGATCGCGACTTCCCGCATCACCAAAGCCCAGCAGCGTGTTGCGGCGGCACAGCCGTACGCCAACGAGATGCAGGACATGATGGAGCGGCTTGTCTCGGCCACGAGTCTGGACCACCCGATGCTTCGTGAACGCGAAAACGGCAAGGTGGCGGCGGTGCTCGTGGTCACGTCCGACCGCGGCATGGCCGGTGGATACAACCACAACGTGCTCAAGAAGGCTGGCGAGCTGGATCGCATGCTCCGGGACAACGGCTACGACGTGGTGCGCTACGTCACCGGCGGCAAGGGTGTCAGCTACTACGACTTCCGCGATCAGGAGATCGCGGGGGAGTGGACCGGCTGGTCCCAGGATCCGTCGTGGGAGTCCACCCATGACGTCCGTCAGCACATTATCCAAGGTTTCGAGGCCAGCTCCGAAGGTGAAGCGAAGTGGCGTAACGGCCTCCGCGGCACCGAGGGGCAGGCTGTCCGCGGCTTCGATCAGGTGCACGTCGTGTACACGAGGTTCGTGTCCATGCTGTCGCAGGAAGCCACTGTCCACCAGCTGCTTCCGATCGAGCCGGTGTTCCACGACGTGGAGTTCGAGCAGAAGGATCTGCTGAACACGTCCGGCAATGCTCTGCCGGACATGGACTTCGAGCCGGATGCCGACACGCTCATGGAGCAGCTGCTTCCCGCGTACGTTTCCAGGTCGCTCTACTCGATCTTCCTGGAAGCGTCGGCGGCGGAGTCCGCTTCTCGACGCACCGCGATGAAGAACGCGACGGACAACGCAACCGAACTGGCCGGCGAGCTTTCGCGTGAAGCGAACCAGCTCCGTCAGGCGAAGATTACCCAGGAAATCACCGAGATTATCGGCGGCGCTGGCGCGTTGTCCGGTAGCGGAGAAAGTGACTAG